The Arachis hypogaea cultivar Tifrunner chromosome 16, arahy.Tifrunner.gnm2.J5K5, whole genome shotgun sequence genome contains a region encoding:
- the LOC112697798 gene encoding uncharacterized protein: MESGLPLLHCLLQHTLRNLCSSSTSSTSDSSSSSSSKWVYAVFWRIVPRNFPPPRWEFGGSALDRSKGNKRNWILVWEDGFCDFNECQHGRSLNERFGAEVFFKMSHEVYNFGEGLLGKVAADNSHKWVYGDTQNGCESDYVGTWNSSSDHQPRAWEFQFNSGIQTVAVIGVREGLVQLGSFNKIAEDLNIVMSIQRKFSYLQSIPGVFAIQRPSYLPIQQQNPYLAKSNFQIMDSNNDMPLSNYNMVINQIGSINNNNSSSRILEEKSNYFSMVAINMMGRNNNNNNNNNNNNNNNNNNNSLQDGTQQGPMQQQSLWSGPSTLPNMSCSLGALLSRLPNEVPSCFNPNSQVLETNNRMIINTTSQRVKIEDCGFHLGGDADHKENARS; encoded by the exons ATGGAAAGTGGATTACCCTTGCTTCATTGTCTCTTGCAACATACTCTTAGAAACCTAtgctcttcttcaacttcttctacttcagattcttcttcttcttcttcttccaaatgGGTTTATGCTGTTTTTTGGAGAATTGTACCAAGAAACTTTCCTCCTCCAAG GTGGGAATTTGGTGGAAGTGCTCTTGATCGTTCCAAAGGGAACAAAAGAAACTG GATCCTTGTTTGGGAAGATGGATTCTGTGATTTCAATGAATGCCAACATGGAAGGAGCTTGAATGAAAGGTTTGGAGCTGAAGTATTCTTCAAAATGTCTCATGAAGTTTACAATTTTGGAGAAGG attattagGGAAAGTGGCTGCAGATAATAGTCACAAATGGGTTTATGGTGACACTCAAAATGGGTGTGAATCTGACTACGTTGGTACATGGAATTCTTCAAGTGATCAT CAACCAAGAGCTTGGGAGTTTCAGTTCAATTCAGGGATTCAG ACTGTTGCTGTCATTGGTGTTAGAGAAGGCTTAGTGCAACTTGGTTCATTTAACAAG ATTGCTGAAGATCTGAACATAGTGATGAGCATACAAAGAAAATTCAGCTACCTTCAAAGCATACCAGGTGTGTTTGCAATTCAAAGACCATCATACTTACCTATCCAACAACAAAATCCATACCTTGCAAAATCCAATTTCCAAATCATGGACTCCAATAATGACATGCCTCTCTCAAACTACAACATGGTGATCAACCAAATTGgatcaattaataataataatagtagtagcaGAATACTTGAAGAAAAATCAAACTATTTTTCCATGGTAGCAATCAACATGATGggaaggaataataataataataataataataataataataataataataataataataataatagcctACAAGATGGAACACAACAAGGGCCAATGCAACAACAAAGTCTTTGGTCAGGTCCTTCTACTTTGCCAAACATGTCTTGTAGTCTTGGTGCATTGCTATCAAGGCTCCCTAATGAAGTTCCATCATGCTTTAATCCCAACTCTCAAGTTCTTGAAACCAATAATAGGATGATCATCAACACCACAAGCCAAAGGGTCAAGATTGAAGATTGTGGATTTCATCTTGGTGGTGATGCTGATCATAAAGAAAACGCCAGGTCGTAA
- the LOC112697799 gene encoding cysteine proteinase mucunain-like translates to MASSYTILLFFFTLFTLSYASDMSIISYDKTHSNTWRTDEEVMAMYEEWLVKHGKKSSNGLLSGESKNRFEIFKDNLRFIDEQNSLPNRTFQLGLNRFADLTNEEYRAKYLGTRMDPNRRMMKAKTRSNRYAPRVGDKLPESVDWRKEGAVVAVKDQGGCGSCWAFSTIAAVEGINKIVTGDLISLSEQELVDCDTSYNEGCSGGLMDYAFEFIINNGGIDSEADYPYTGFDGTCDQNRKNAKVVNIDDYEDVPAYDELALKKAVANQPVAVAIEGGGREFQLYVSGVFTGRCGTALDHGVAAVGYGTEGGHEYWIVRNSWGASWGEDGYIRMERNLGNSRAGKCGIAIEPSYPIKNGPNPPNPGPSPPSPVKPPSVCDNYFSCQSGNTCCCLFQFGNACFDWGCCPLEGATCCDDHYSCCPADYPVCDTFRGLCLKNKNNPFGVKALKRTAAKPHWAFNGVSSA, encoded by the exons ATGGCTTCATCCTACAccatcctcctcttcttcttcactctCTTCACTCTTTCATATGCATCAGACATGTCCATAATCTCGTACGACAAAACCCACTCCAACACATGGAGAACCGATGAGGAAGTCATGGCTATGTACGAGGAATGGCTTGTGAAGCATGGAAAGAAATCAAGTAACGGTCTCTTAAGTGGCGAGAGCAAGAATCGGTTCGAGATCTTTAAGGATAACCTCCGGTTCATTGATGAACAGAACAGTTTACCGAACCGGACTTTCCAGCTCGGTCTGAACCGGTTCGCCGATCTGACCAACGAGGAGTACAGGGCTAAGTATTTGGGTACCAGGATGGATCCTAACCGTCGGATGATGAAGGCTAAGACCAGGAGCAACCGATACGCGCCACGTGTCGGGGACAAGTTGCCGGAGAGTGTTGATTGGAGGAAGGAAGGTGCTGTTGTTGCAGTCAAAGACCAAGGAGGATGTG GGAGTTGTTGGGCATTCTCAACAATTGCTGCAGTGGAAGGAATAAACAAGATCGTAACAGGGGATCTGATTTCATTATCAGAGCAAGAGCTTGTGGACTGTGATACATCATACAACGAAGGGTGTAGTGGTGGACTCATGGACTATGCCTTTgagttcatcatcaacaatggtggCATTGACTCTGAAGCCGATTACCCTTACACTGGCTTTGATGGCACATGTGACCAAAACAGG AAAAATGCTAAGGTTGTGAACATTGATGACTATGAAGATGTTCCTGCCTATGATGAATTGGCATTGAAAAAGGCCGTTGCGAATCAGCCAGTGGCAGTTGCCATTGAAGGAGGTGGCAGGGAATTCCAGTTATATGTATCT GGTGTATTCACAGGAAGATGTGGAACAGCATTGGACCATGGAGTTGCTGCTGTAGGGTATGGGACAGAAGGTGGGCATGAGTATTGGATTGTGAGGAACTCATGGGGAGCTAGCTGGGGAGAGGACGGTTACATCCGAATGGAGCGGAATCTTGGTAACAGCAGAGCAGGCAAGTGTGGAATCGCCATCGAGCCTTCTTACCCTATTAAGAATGGCCCCAATCCTCCTAACCCCGGACCATCTCCGCCGTCGCCTGTGAAGCCGCCGTCCGTGTGTGATAACTACTTCAGCTGCCAATCTGGAAACACATGCTGCTGCCTTTTCCAGTTTGGAAATGCGTGCTTTGATTGGGGATGCTGCCCTCTTGAAGGTGCTACCTGCTGTGATGATCACTACAGCTGCTGCCCTGCCGACTACCCCGTTTGTGACACTTTCAGAGGTCTTTGCCTCAAG AACAAGAACAACCCATTCGGAGTGAAGGCGTTGAAGAGAACTGCAGCTAAACCTCACTGGGCCTTCAATGGTGTGAGCAGTGCTTAA